The genomic DNA CTTGATTTTGGAATTTATACATAGCTGAGCTTATGACGCTTTTTTCATCTTTGAGTGAAAAATACCAGTGTCCAGAGCTATGTTTGATCATCCTTGAGATCTCGCCAGTGACTTCTACAAAGCTAAAATGAGTTTCGAGCAGCGCCTTTGCTTGCTCGTTGAGTTGGCTAACTGTCATTTTACTTTTTTTGCTATAAAAAGTGTGCTGACATCGAAGCTGTAGCCCTTGCAAATTTGCACTTCAAATCCAGCTTCTCTTAACTCATCGCAAAAGCTTTTTTTGTCCAAAAAGTTTTCTATACTGCTTGGCAAATACGTGTAAGCCTCTTCATTTTTGCTGATGAAACCGCCGATCTTTGGCAGTATTTTACTAAGATAAAAGTCCCTGATTTTTGGTATAAATCCGCTATTGTTTCTTTTAGTAAACTCAAGCACTACGACGTATCCACCGGGTTTTAGAACGCGGTTAAACTCTTTTAGGGCTTCATTTCTTGCTATAACGTTTCTTATGCCATAGCTAATGCTTATTATATCGGCGCTTTGGTCTTCTAAGCCAGTATTATCAGCCATCGCAGTGATAAACGTAAAGTCCTTGAACTTTTCTTTTGCTACTTCTAACATTCCGGTACTTGGATCGACGCCGGTTATGGAGTTTATTTTAACCCCAAGCTCACTAGCCATACTTTGCCAGATCCCCATCATATCGCCAGTTCCACAAGCCACATCGACTATATCAATGCTACTATTTTTATAGTTTTCTAGCACCAGTGAGCAGGCATTTTTCCTCCAGCTAATATCAACTCCAAAGCTCAAAACTCTGTTTGCTTTGTCGTAAGTCGGCGCTATTTGATTAAACATTTCTATGATTTTTTCTTGTTTTTCCACTTAAATTTCCTTCGTATAATAAACCTTCAAAATTCTTGATAATTTATGAATTTTGCCGTTGATTTTCTGCGTTTTTGTCTGAATTTTCTTTTGGATTTTTTTGATTTGTTTTTTTATATTTTTATCAAAAGTGCTAAATTTATCACTATCAAATTTCATTTTAGCAAAATTGTTAGACTGCAAGATGAAATTTATCTCTTTTAGCACTTTGTCTATTTTTTTGACTAGTTTATCTGTTTTTAAGACAAATATATCGCCAAAATATTCCAAAGTTATTTTCAAATTTAATAGATTTTTGTATAAATTCGCATAATTATTCATGCTATAAAAACTCTTTAAAGCTCCAAGGCAAAGCAATCTTAAATGATAAGCAACGCTTGATTTTAAGCAGTTTTGACCATCTTTTGATATATAAAATTTATCGCTATCGCTTAGCAAAATTTCCCACTCTTTTAAGGTTTCTTCAAACTCATCTGAGCTTAAAAATAGCCTTATCTCATCTTCTAAAATTTGCCTATTTTGATAAAAATGGTTCACCTGATTTGAGCTTGTTTGCCAAGCTTCAATGTATTCTTCTAAGAAATTTTGCTCGATCAAATTTAGCATTTTTTGAGAAATTTCTTCAAAAATATTGATAAATTTAGTGCAAATTCGCTCGTCTATGGCAAATTTAAAACTCTTCAAGAAAAATAGCGATTTGTAAATTTCGTTTTGCAAGCTTTGTAAGGAGGCTTTGTCTTTTGTTTTTAAGTAGTTTAATTTTTGGCTTAAAACAGCATTGTAAATTTGAAACAAAACCATTCTTATGCCATCATAAGTGCTTATCAAGCTTGGGAAAAACAGCTTAAACTCGCCTAGTTTTTCTATCATTTTTAGTGAGTTTTTGTAGTCAAAGTTGAAATTTGGATTGCCAAATAGGGCTAAATTTTTATTTTTATATCTTTCATCTTCTGTTATTTCTTTTAAGATATTTTGAGCTAGAAATTCTGGCATCACAAACTCTTTAGCGTCATTTTGGGTCAAAAACTCTATCTCGAAAACAGCCAAATCGCAAAGCCAGTCGCTATAAACATCTATGTTGCAAGGTAGATTATTGAGCTTAAACTCATATCTGGTTTTTGAAATAGGCAAGGCAATAGCGTGTTTGAGCGCTTTTTCATACTCTTTTTTACTGATTTTTATCTCGTGTTCTTGTCTGATAAGACCTTTGCCAAATTTCATAGTTTTGAAGAATTGATCATCACTTTTGCGGTATCTAGTCTCATTTACTGGTGAAATTTGAGTATAAAATTGTGTTATATTTAGTTGTTTAAACTCAACTCCGTCTGTTTGAAGTGTGTTTTGCAAAAAGGTATCATTTAGTAAAAATTTACGCTCAATTTCTAGAACCAATTCTAAATCCTTTGCATTAGATTGGCAATGATTTTACCTAATTTCTACTAAATATTAGCTTTATAAGATTTGTTTAATTTCTAAAAAAGTATAATGAAAATTTCACAATAAACACGCTTTTTTAGGAGTTTGCTTGAAAAAATTTCTCTTTATAATCTTAAGCCTTGCTGTCATAATTTTGCTATATTTTACTTATAAAAATGGTGGATTTAATGGGCAAAAAGAAGACATATTTTATGGTAATGTCGATACAAAAACAGTTGATCTATCATTTAGATTTTTGGGACAAATTTCAAGCATTGCCAAAGAAGAGGGCGACAGCGTAAAAATAGGCGAAGAGATAGCAAGGCTTGATGATGAGTATTTGCTAAATTCGCTTGAGAGCGTAAAAACAAATATCGCCTTAGAAAAAATCAAACTTGATAAGCTTGAAAATGGCTATAGAAAAGAAGATATTGCTTCAGCCAAAGCGAGTTTTGAAATGGGCATGGCAAATTTAGCAAAGGCAAAAGATAGCTTTGCTAGACAAGAAAAACTCATCAAAACAAACTCAACTTCACAAGAAGCTTATATGAATGCAAAGTCAAATTTAGAAGCTATGAGAGCAAATTTGGCTCTTGCTAAAGCTGGTTATGAAAAACTCCAAAATGGCTATGAAAAAGCAGATATAAAAGCTCAAGCTGAGCTAGTAAAATCCCTAGAAATCAAAAAACAAGCCATAGAACTTGACCTTAAAAACTCTATCATCAGATCGCCATATAATGGTATCTTGCAAAAAAAATACAAAGAATTAGGCTCGACTGTGGTGCAAAACGAACCAGTCGCACAGATTGCTAGAATGGATAAATTTTTTATCAGAGCTTACGCAAACGAGCCAGACCTTAAAAAGCTAGAGCTTGGAGAAGATATGCTTATATATAGCGATGCTAGAGATGAGCCATATCGTGGGCGTTTGAGCTTTATTTCAAGCGTGGCTGAGTTCACTCCAAAACACATTCAAACTATGGAGCTTAGAAGTGAGCTTGTTTATAGATTTGAGATCATTATTGATGATTTTGATACCAAACTAAAACAAGGTATGCCTGTGCATATTAAATTTAGCAATGATAAAAGCAACCAATCTTTCTAAAAGCTTCAAAAATCCGCAAATTGATGCGATCAAAAATCTAAGCTTTGAGATAAAAAAAGGCGAAATAACTGGGCTTGTAGGGCCTGATGGTGCTGGCAAAAGCACGCTTCTTAGGATGTGTGCCGGACTTCTAAAACCAAGTAGCGGGAGCCTTGAGGTTATGGGACATTCTATGCCTTGCGCTGATTTTGGATTTTTGCATGATACTAGCTATATGCCCCAACTCTTTGGGCTTTATAGCGATTTAAGCTGTCTAGAAAATCTAAATTTATACGCAAAACTTCAAGGTCTGCAAAATTCCAAAAAACGTATTGATGAGCTTTTGGATTTTACAAATTTGATGAAATTTAAAGACAGAATGGCGGGGAGTTTGTCTGGCGGAATGAAGCAAAAGCTAGCATTCGGCGCTGCTTTGCTTAAAAAGCCAAAGTTGCTTTTGCTTGACGAGCCAGGAGTGGGCGTAGATCCTATCTCAAGGAAAGAAATTTGGGCTATGGCAAGAAGCCTTGAAGAGATTAGCATATTTTGGGCGACTTCATATATGGATGAGGCTAGGCAGTGTGATAGCGTGATTTTGCTAAATGAAGGCGAAATAATCTTTAATGATAGGCCAAATTTGATAGATGATTTAATGCAAAATAGAGTATTTTTAGCTAGTTTTGATGGAGACAAAAGAGAGTTTTTGACGACTATTTTGGAGCATGAAAATGTGCTTGATGCTTATTTGGTTGGCTCTAAGATTAGGGTTGTTTTGCGTAATAAGTTTGACATAAACTCTAGCTTTAAAATGGCTAAATTTGAGCCAGTTCAAGCTAGTTTTGAAGATGCTTTTACATATATGCTTGGGATAAAAACAGTAGCTCACAGCCAGCTCTTGGGCGTTCTTAATAAGGCAGAAGAGATGCAAGGCAATAGCTTGGAGGCCAAAAATCTGTGTAAAAATTTTGGCGAATTTAAGGCTGCGAGCGATATAAGTTTTAGCGTGAAGCGTGGCGAGATTTTTGGATTTTTGGGACCAAATGGAGCTGGCAAATCGACTACTTTTAAGATGATTTGCGGGCTTCTAAAGCCAAGTAGTGGAAGCTCTTTTGTTTGTGGTGAGGATATTTCACAATCCAAAAACAAAATCGGTTATATGGCTCAAAAATTCTCACTTTACGCCAATCTTGGTTTGCTTGATAATCTTGAGTTTTTTGCTGGAATTTATGGTCTAAAAGGCAAGAAAAAAGATGAGATTTTAAACTCAATGATAGAGATTTTTGGGCTTAAAAAATATGCCAAAAACAAAGTCGGCGAGCTTCCTCTTGGTATAAAACAGCGTTTGGCTCTGTCTTGCTCACTCATGCATTCTCCTGCGGTTTTGTTTTTAGACGAGGCGACTAGCGGGGTCGATCCGATTACTAGAAAGGAGTTTTGGCGTCATATAAATGCAGTTTCAAAGCTTGGAATTAGCGTAATGGTGACGACGCATCTTATGGACGAGGCTGAGTTTTGCGATAGAGTTATGCTGATTGATGCTGGAAAAATGATAGCCATAGGCTCACCAGATGAGCTAAAGCAAAAGGCAAACTGCTCAAATATGGAAGATGCGTTTATAGCCCTTGTAAAGGAGGCTAGAGGTGAGTTTTAGGCGGATTTTTGCTATGGCTTTTAAAGAGAGTTTGCAAGCTCTGCGTGATCCAAGCACGGCTCTTATCGCAGTTATTTTGCCTATGATTTTGCTGTTTTTAATGGGATATGCAGTCTCACTGGACGCGAAAAATATCAAATTTGGCATAGTAAATCACAGCTCAAGCACGAACTCTAAAGAGCTTGTTTCTAGCTTCGTTGGGGCTGGATTTTTTGATATTAAATTTAGTCAAACAACTGCCAAATTTCAAAAAGATATGCAAAATTACGAGCTTGGCGGGTTTCTAGTCATAGATGAAAATCTTGGTAAATTTGCTTTTGAGATTATAACTGACGGAAGCGACCCAAACACCGCAAATCTCATCAATCAATACGCCACCCAAATCATAAAATCGTGGAGTAAAGAGACTTTTGGGGTGCGAAATCTAGATATTCAAACTAGGTTTTGGTTTAATGAAAAGCTCTCTAGCAGATACTTTGCGATACCTGGCTCAATCGCAGTTATTATGACTTTGATAGGCACTTTGCTAACCTCATTAGTCGTCGCAAGAGAGTGGGAGCAAGGTACGATGGAGTGCTTGATGAGTACGCCAATTTCAAATTTAGAAATCATTTTAGGCAAACTTATCCCATATTTTGCACTTGGAATGTTTAGCGTGTTGCTTTGTTTTATTATCGCTTATTTTTGGTATGAAGTGCCATTTCGTGGTAGTTTGTGGGTGCTTTTGGCGCTGAGTTTTATATATATGCTTCCAGCCCTTTGCACTGGACTTCTTATCTCAACTCTAGCTAAAAGTCAGTTTGTCGCAGCACAAATCTCCATACTTGTGGGATTTTTGCCAGCGTTTTTGCTCTCTGGATATATTTTTGAAATCTCAAATATGCCTGAAATTTTGCAGTTCATGACCTACGCTATTCCTGCAAGGTATTTTGTAAGCTCACTTAGCAATATATTTTTGGTCGGTGATACTTATGAGATTTTTATAAAAGACGCTATTTGTATGCTTGGGATCGGGTTCTTGCTTTTAGGGCTTGTGCTAAAAATCTCAAAAAGGAGCCTTGATTGAGACTATTTGCACTTATCAAAAAAGAATTTTTAGCCATAAAAAACGATAGAAGAAGTATGTTTGTAGTCATCGTGCCACCGCTTTTGCAGATTTTGATTTTTGCTTTTTCTGTGACTTTGGAGGTGCGAAACGTAAATTTGGCCATATTTAACCAAGATAGTTCGCAGCATAGCAAAGAGCTTATCACTAGCCTTGAAAGTGCTAAATTTGTCAAAGAAATTAATATGGTTTACAGCCTAGAAGAGGGCAAAAAGCTAATCACAAATCAAGATGTAATGGCGTTTTTAATAATCCCTAAAAATTACGCTTTAGGTAAAGAGAGTCTTGGCATAATCCTTGATGGCAGACACTCAAACTCAGCCCAAATCATAAATGGCTACATCGAGCAGAGCATTTTGCCAAATGATTTGGTAAGCTTAAGAAGCTTTTACAATCCAAATTTAGACAATTTTTGGTGGATAGTGCCAAATTTAGCCTGTTCGATTGTGATGATAATGGCTATAGTTTTAACAGCGCTTAGCATAGCAAGAGAGAAAGAAATAGGCACGTTTGATCAGATACTTGTATCGCCACTGACGCCTTTTGAGGTGCTTGTGGGCAAGCTTGTGGCTCCGCTTTTCATCGCTACATTTTTATCCATCATTGTCACAGCTATAAGCTATTATCTTTTCAAAATCCCAATCGTAGGAAATCTCTTGCTTTTGTATTTTGGAATGGCAGTTTTTATATTTTCGATATGCTCAGTTGGGCTATTTATATCTTGCGTTTCTAGCACGCAACAACAAGCCATACTTTGGGCTTTTGTCTTTTTATTGCCGTCGATTATGCTCTCAGGATTTGCAACCCCAATAGCAAATATGCCCTCATGGCTCCAGCCAGTTAGCGATTTTGTGCCACTGACTT from Campylobacter iguaniorum includes the following:
- the ubiE gene encoding bifunctional demethylmenaquinone methyltransferase/2-methoxy-6-polyprenyl-1,4-benzoquinol methylase UbiE yields the protein MEKQEKIIEMFNQIAPTYDKANRVLSFGVDISWRKNACSLVLENYKNSSIDIVDVACGTGDMMGIWQSMASELGVKINSITGVDPSTGMLEVAKEKFKDFTFITAMADNTGLEDQSADIISISYGIRNVIARNEALKEFNRVLKPGGYVVVLEFTKRNNSGFIPKIRDFYLSKILPKIGGFISKNEEAYTYLPSSIENFLDKKSFCDELREAGFEVQICKGYSFDVSTLFIAKKVK
- a CDS encoding CYTH domain-containing protein, whose protein sequence is MVLEIERKFLLNDTFLQNTLQTDGVEFKQLNITQFYTQISPVNETRYRKSDDQFFKTMKFGKGLIRQEHEIKISKKEYEKALKHAIALPISKTRYEFKLNNLPCNIDVYSDWLCDLAVFEIEFLTQNDAKEFVMPEFLAQNILKEITEDERYKNKNLALFGNPNFNFDYKNSLKMIEKLGEFKLFFPSLISTYDGIRMVLFQIYNAVLSQKLNYLKTKDKASLQSLQNEIYKSLFFLKSFKFAIDERICTKFINIFEEISQKMLNLIEQNFLEEYIEAWQTSSNQVNHFYQNRQILEDEIRLFLSSDEFEETLKEWEILLSDSDKFYISKDGQNCLKSSVAYHLRLLCLGALKSFYSMNNYANLYKNLLNLKITLEYFGDIFVLKTDKLVKKIDKVLKEINFILQSNNFAKMKFDSDKFSTFDKNIKKQIKKIQKKIQTKTQKINGKIHKLSRILKVYYTKEI
- a CDS encoding HlyD family efflux transporter periplasmic adaptor subunit; the encoded protein is MKKFLFIILSLAVIILLYFTYKNGGFNGQKEDIFYGNVDTKTVDLSFRFLGQISSIAKEEGDSVKIGEEIARLDDEYLLNSLESVKTNIALEKIKLDKLENGYRKEDIASAKASFEMGMANLAKAKDSFARQEKLIKTNSTSQEAYMNAKSNLEAMRANLALAKAGYEKLQNGYEKADIKAQAELVKSLEIKKQAIELDLKNSIIRSPYNGILQKKYKELGSTVVQNEPVAQIARMDKFFIRAYANEPDLKKLELGEDMLIYSDARDEPYRGRLSFISSVAEFTPKHIQTMELRSELVYRFEIIIDDFDTKLKQGMPVHIKFSNDKSNQSF
- a CDS encoding ATP-binding cassette domain-containing protein; the encoded protein is MIKATNLSKSFKNPQIDAIKNLSFEIKKGEITGLVGPDGAGKSTLLRMCAGLLKPSSGSLEVMGHSMPCADFGFLHDTSYMPQLFGLYSDLSCLENLNLYAKLQGLQNSKKRIDELLDFTNLMKFKDRMAGSLSGGMKQKLAFGAALLKKPKLLLLDEPGVGVDPISRKEIWAMARSLEEISIFWATSYMDEARQCDSVILLNEGEIIFNDRPNLIDDLMQNRVFLASFDGDKREFLTTILEHENVLDAYLVGSKIRVVLRNKFDINSSFKMAKFEPVQASFEDAFTYMLGIKTVAHSQLLGVLNKAEEMQGNSLEAKNLCKNFGEFKAASDISFSVKRGEIFGFLGPNGAGKSTTFKMICGLLKPSSGSSFVCGEDISQSKNKIGYMAQKFSLYANLGLLDNLEFFAGIYGLKGKKKDEILNSMIEIFGLKKYAKNKVGELPLGIKQRLALSCSLMHSPAVLFLDEATSGVDPITRKEFWRHINAVSKLGISVMVTTHLMDEAEFCDRVMLIDAGKMIAIGSPDELKQKANCSNMEDAFIALVKEARGEF
- a CDS encoding ABC transporter permease, producing the protein MSFRRIFAMAFKESLQALRDPSTALIAVILPMILLFLMGYAVSLDAKNIKFGIVNHSSSTNSKELVSSFVGAGFFDIKFSQTTAKFQKDMQNYELGGFLVIDENLGKFAFEIITDGSDPNTANLINQYATQIIKSWSKETFGVRNLDIQTRFWFNEKLSSRYFAIPGSIAVIMTLIGTLLTSLVVAREWEQGTMECLMSTPISNLEIILGKLIPYFALGMFSVLLCFIIAYFWYEVPFRGSLWVLLALSFIYMLPALCTGLLISTLAKSQFVAAQISILVGFLPAFLLSGYIFEISNMPEILQFMTYAIPARYFVSSLSNIFLVGDTYEIFIKDAICMLGIGFLLLGLVLKISKRSLD
- a CDS encoding ABC transporter permease, which translates into the protein MRLFALIKKEFLAIKNDRRSMFVVIVPPLLQILIFAFSVTLEVRNVNLAIFNQDSSQHSKELITSLESAKFVKEINMVYSLEEGKKLITNQDVMAFLIIPKNYALGKESLGIILDGRHSNSAQIINGYIEQSILPNDLVSLRSFYNPNLDNFWWIVPNLACSIVMIMAIVLTALSIAREKEIGTFDQILVSPLTPFEVLVGKLVAPLFIATFLSIIVTAISYYLFKIPIVGNLLLLYFGMAVFIFSICSVGLFISCVSSTQQQAILWAFVFLLPSIMLSGFATPIANMPSWLQPVSDFVPLTYHIKFVKGIFLKDISPVQSLSYLLPMFAFGVAFFLISLAVFKKSVLK